Below is a window of Homalodisca vitripennis isolate AUS2020 unplaced genomic scaffold, UT_GWSS_2.1 ScUCBcl_8765;HRSCAF=17000, whole genome shotgun sequence DNA.
GGCTCAGGCATAACCGTGTGGGTGAATGAGGTTCCTCTACTGAGCAACCAGAACGACAACTGAGAAACTGACTGTATAATATTGTGCAGATTAAACATCTTTGTTGACCATTTTCAGGCTTATGGAGCCGATAAATGCCACACAGTTCAAGAACAGTTCTGATGTGGGCTCAGACATAACAGTGTGGGCGAATGAGGTTCCTCTACTGAGCAACCAGAACGACAAACTGAGAAACTGACTGTATAATATTGTGCAGATTAAACATCTTTGTTGACCATTTTCAGGCTTATGGAGCCAATGCCACACAGTTCAAGAACAGTTCTGATGTGGGCTCAGACATAACCGTGTGGGTGAATGAGGTTCCTCTACTGAGCAACCAGAACGACAACTGAGAAACTGACTGTATAATATTGTGCAGATTAAACATCTTTGTTGACCATTTTCAGGCTTATGGAGCCGATACATGCCACACAGTTCAAGAACAGTTCTGATGTGGGCTCAGACATAACAGTGTGGACGAATGAGGTTCCTCTACTGAGCAAACCTGAACAACAAAACTGAGAAACTGACTGTATAATATTGTGCAGATTAAATATCTTTGTTGACCATTTTCAGGCTTATGGAGCCGATAAATGCCACACAGTTCAAGAACAGTTCTGATGTGGGCTCAGACATAACAGTGTGGGCGAATGAGGTTCCTCTACTGAGCAACCTGAACGACAACGGCCGGTACTTCTGGTTCCACCACTCCAATGGCGACACGATGACTGTGTTGAGTCCTGACGATCTTGACAAGAATACAGCATTGTGGGCAGCCACTGCCTACATTCTGGCAGATATCAGCGTTGACTTGCCCAAACCTGCAGGAACCAAGACATGACATGCCAAAGAAGATCTAATATATTAGTCCGTGTTGATAGTATTCTTTGTTATGAATCTATTTTTGTACATagagattttgaaatatttaattaaagtgttttatcttaCTACAAATTTGTTGATTAATACCTTTTGTCCAGGGTTGTCTGTATATGTGTGATTGGTGATTAAAAAACAATAGAAATCAGGATATTTTTGTAAACACTCATTTAcgtacaataaaatatgttattttatacggGATTATCtaaatcaaaaaacaaaaacgTCTAATATGTATTCTAGaataacatttgttataaaaattaattttcttttgttgtatGCAATATACAACAGATGTCACAACCAATCTTAAACAACTATAACATTGTATTATTCAATCTTCATCACACTGTAACAAGAACTcggaaatattaaacattttaaagtgctggttaatagttaatatattttattgtgtggATGAATTCTTAAATTGTGGTAcccacaaaattaattatttttattttgtctctcaatgtatttattCAGTCTtgatattgttgagttttaaaaattttatccatgttaaatattatattaataggtaattagttattattgttaatttctatagatctgttggttgtttggttattgttgttattaattatatagatctatatatttacTGATAGGCTGGATTGAGTTTGTAGAATCTGAATTATTAGTtgtagtttagaatattttagtaacttgagAAAGTCTATTGCACtgttgaatgtgtttaaagaacaataaagatcttgaatcttaaACTAATTGTATTATGCCTTCAGATTTGTAACTGAACTTCAACAGATGATGCTATATAATGTGAGAGTTGATTTAAAAGtgtcatacaattttgtatgtaTTGAACTTTCAACAAATGATGCTCAATTTGTAGGGTAACTAAAGTAACAACATTATCAGGTTATTTGAATTTCATCACATGTTATcaatgttataatataacaagCTTGTATTATCCCCATATAAAATTGGATACATGGTACATTTATActaaaatcattcataaatactaaaaataaaaagagtccCAAAACAGAGCCTTGGGTTACCCCTCTAAGTGCAATTGACTTTTTAACTAGACTTCTTAAAAATTGATCTTTAAACTAATAACCACcataaaaactagaaaaattaaaaaaataaagaaagaaagaaaattagatgtttaactattaatttaGATCTTGAAAAACTTTatacagtattaaatttaaactattagtggatataataacaattttatagtttgaaaattaGGCTATCAGTCTTTGGGGAATGTTCTGCGAAAACCTGTGCAATTAAATGTCAGAATTACATTGGTAATACAGCAGCCAAGGGGTCAAAGACAttaaatgcatataaatataataaaataaaagattttgcaaataaacaatgtattagaatgttatataacttatttataggAAATTTATTCTAATCTAACAGGTTTAGATAGCTCAACAAAGCCTATAtcattaagtattataaatactaaatatagtaTTCAACTTTTAACAGTTAAATACAGTGTTTTAATATTGTCCAAATTTCTTGAAATGAACTATATAGAGtgtgaaaaacaaggataagatgaaaaaattaagtaatatttttaatccataCAAGTATCTTGGGAAGTTGTTTGTAAATGACAAATGAATTTATGAGCttaatgatatttaataaattaataaacaacctCAATAAATTAAGTTAACAAATCGTATCAAAGCTCTATGACACGCCAGTTTTAAAAATCACAactataaattgtttgtaaagtCTATAACTGACACGGAAAAGCCAATTACTAAACACACACCAAGACACATGGATATTCTCTAGAATGTGGATCAAGGTGTCTTTTTTGTAACACAACAATTATCTTACATCTCCAAATCATCTatcgtaaaaaatatacatataataatgaaatgttataattttgatcCTAGATAGCTGATTTGTATTGGACATAAACACAAATTTGAAGTTAACAGAAAAGATAATGAAGAGCGAAGATAGAGGTGTTTGATTC
It encodes the following:
- the LOC124374494 gene encoding carboxypeptidase Q-like encodes the protein MMESDEGTFTPFGLEYMGSDEGGCIIKEILKLMEPINATQFKNSSDVGSDITVWANEVPLLSNLNDNGRYFWFHHSNGDTMTVLSPDDLDKNTALWAATAYILADISVDLPKPAGTKT